The stretch of DNA GTATCGATGGCAGGCATGTTGAACAGTACCTTGCCGCCTACTCGTTCAGTGGCCTTTACAAGGGCTGCGTCAAAACCTTCGAGCAAAACATCAATAGCGCCGAGAGCAAATTCCAGCTCGACGGCTTCGAGCGTCATCACTTCTTCGGTTCCAGAGTCGGACGGAGAGGCGACGCCGACCCGGCCAGCACCGTTATCGGGAGTATGATTCATTCCGTCCTCTCTGACGAATCCGAATTAGCCCCCTAATATATACATGCCTTTCATTAGAAGGACCTGCAATGCTTTTAAAATTGAAATACCAAGAAAATTCGCGGTTAATTATTGCGCGTTCTATATAAGCACCAAAATAATGCACTCTTAAAGAGAGTATAATTGACAGTGATCGCTTTGCGCGTAATTGCGCGCCGCGCAGCAACATCCCAAATCCATGTCATTCTGGTGCAAATAATCGATCGAATTCCAGGTTCCATTCTGCGATAAGGGTGAATTGAATTTGACATTCAATTCCGGCATAGCTCAAGCTCTTATATGAATGTCAAACTCGAAACGCTCTGTGCAATTGTGGGGCGCGCCTGAATATCCGAACGGGAATGAGGATGAGAAAGCTTCGTTATCAGCGACGCCAGTCGCGGTCTGCTGTATGGGCATCACGCTTTGGCTTGCTGGCGACCTTGCTTTTGACGGCATCTTTTGTCTTCCACCGGTTCTCGACGCTCGAAACACCGGACCTTGTTATTGCGGCTGCGATATGCTTCTTGCTGGCAGTGCTGGGGTTGATCTGTGCTTTGCGGGGTTTGCGCAATCTCTGGGTGCATGGCGACAAGGGAGGAATGCGTTCCAGTGCTGCGGTTTTACTGGCACTAATCGTGCTGGTGCCTCTTCTGGCATTCGGTACTTTTTGGCTGCGTTCGCCGCCCTTTTACGATGTTTCCACTGATTTGGAGACGCCGCCACAGTTTCCGGCCAACATGCCGCAGCGCCTGTCCTTTATGAACCCCCTGACACCCCGGGTAAGCGGCGATGCGCTGACGCAGTTTATCATCTATCCCGATGTCATCGGTCGACGTTACGAGGCAGCCCCCGATCGCGTTGCCGAAGGTGTTGCAAATGTTCTCAAGGATTTCGGTTGGCAGGTCATTACCAGCGATGTGGCAGAGCAGGAGGCAGGTACGCTAAGCTTCGTCGCCACCGCCCACAGCTTCATTCTCGGCCTCAAAAGCGATATCATCATTCGCCTTCTTGATGAGGGTGAGACGACCTATGTCGATATGCGATCGCTATCGCGCTATGGCACACGCGACATGGGGCAGAACGCCGCCCTGATCACAGAGTTTCTCGGCGCGCTGGAAGGCGAGGTCAACAAGGCTCCTGCCGACGTGGAGTGATTGCAGGGATCAGGCCGGAAAATAAACGCCGTCGAGTGCCGGATTGCCATCGGTAATGATTTCGCCGCGTCCCACCAGATCTTCCAGATGCGCCAT from Brucella sp. BE17 encodes:
- a CDS encoding DUF1499 domain-containing protein: MRKLRYQRRQSRSAVWASRFGLLATLLLTASFVFHRFSTLETPDLVIAAAICFLLAVLGLICALRGLRNLWVHGDKGGMRSSAAVLLALIVLVPLLAFGTFWLRSPPFYDVSTDLETPPQFPANMPQRLSFMNPLTPRVSGDALTQFIIYPDVIGRRYEAAPDRVAEGVANVLKDFGWQVITSDVAEQEAGTLSFVATAHSFILGLKSDIIIRLLDEGETTYVDMRSLSRYGTRDMGQNAALITEFLGALEGEVNKAPADVE